The Macaca thibetana thibetana isolate TM-01 chromosome 9, ASM2454274v1, whole genome shotgun sequence region GGGTTGTTAATTCCTGTCCAGAGGGCTGTCTCATCTCCCTCTTCAGACAGAGAGAACAAGCGTCTTCCTCCTTACCCTGGAAGTCCCAACAGTGCCCACGAAAAAGTGCTGAATGAAGTGACCAGAATAGGGGCCGAGGAGGAAAATTACCGCGTGTTTCACCTGCTCCTCCTTCAGAGCAAGAAATTCTAGCATTGGTTGGGCTAGGGGTGGGGagtagggagaaaaagaaggaagagagttaCCAAAAGTAAACATAAGACAAAACCCTAGTGGTATAGATGGAAGACTATGTTCCAGTAAACCAGACAGCTGGTTCCTCCTTCGACTCTGCACAGCCACTGAAAGTTTAAAGATTACAAAAGGTGGTGTGGGGCAAGGAGGTAGAGTCAATCAATGAAACTGTGAAAACTATTTAAGTAGCACTGCTCAAGGAGACCAGGAGAGAAGATTCTGTTAGAGATGTAGCAGTAAAACCATAATTCTCAGACAGTGCTAAGGGGTTGGAGCCCATGCCTCTAAAGTCACCCTGCTGTTTGGAGAGGATGAGGGAGAAGACGGAAGGGATGACAAGCTGCAGAGGGTAAGGGCTGACAGAAGAACCAAACGCTGACATcgagggaggggagaggcaggaggcaTTGGCCGAGGGATTAGGAGAGCTGGGAGCCCAGCAGTCTCTCGATAGCTGCGTTGATGTCCCCTCCTGTGGCAATCAGGGCCTGCAGGTTGGCCTCACGATTGATGAAGCCCATGGAGTTGAACTGCTCCAGCGGCTGCTGAAATCTCACTTCTGGAGTCTGCACCTGTGAGTTTCCACTTCCAGCCAAAAGCTGGATCATCTGCTGCATGAGCTGCTGCTGGGCACTGGAAGCCCCTGTTGGAGAAGATGTGGCTGGCGTGGCTGGCGAGGAAGTGGAGGCCTCGGGCGTAGACCCACCATTGCTGCCGGCTGAGGGTACTGGGGTCCGGGACATCCCAAAGGAGCCAAGGCTGGGTACCAGCCCAGGGGCCTCGGTCTGCAAGGTCTGTAGTCCCTGCTGGATCTGCAGCAATGCCTGCATGGCTCGGGGATTGGTAAGGATGGAGAGTGACTCTGGGTTCTGCATCTGCTGCAGGAAGACTGGgagctgcaggcggagctgctcCTGCAGTTGGGGATTCCCCGCGAAGAGCGGCACATTCACCATCATCTGAGCAGCAAAGTCGGGGTTCTGGGCAAGCGTCTGCATCATGCTGCGCATGTAGGGTGCTGAGATCACATTCTGCATCAGCTGGGGGTTCTCAGAGATCTGCTGGAGGAGGGCTTGCATTTCTGGGCTATTGAACATCCCTGACCCCAGGCTAGCCGCATTGATCCCAAAGGGGTTCGAGACTATCGGGTGCACCTGGCTGGTCCCCGATCCTCCGGTGCCCTCCCCACCGGACCcgggagcctgggaggtggggggcgAGGGGCTCCAGGGGTTAGGGAGGGGCTCTCGATTCTCAGTCCGCAGAGGCTGGGAGGATGAGCTGTCGGAGTTCCCGGCCAGGGAAGAGAAGGGATTGTTGCCAAACTCTTCCTGGGCAGCACTGAACATGGGCTCCTGGATGTCCGTGTACATGCGGCGGAGGGCATTATACCCTCCAGGGATGCTCTCAAGGTTGCTCAGGGCCCGATCCTGGTTCCGCATCATTTCTTGCATCATGGCTGGATTCCGAGCAAGCTCCATTGTCTGCCTCATGAGTTCAGGGTTGTTGAGCATGTGGCTGATCTCAGGGTTCCGCTCCATCAGCTGCTGCATCTAGGGGTTGGCCATGATCATGTGACGCATCAGGTCAGGGTTAGACATCATATCCTGGAccaggggtttctccatgatcTGCGACAGCATCTCAGGATTGGACATCAGCTGCCTCTGCATCTGCTGCTGCAGCTCCATGAAGTTGGCAgagcccaggcccaggctgccCAGCCCTAGGATGCCCCCAAAGCCAGAGAGTATGGACGCAGTAGCACTGGGGggtccctccccagcccctggagaGGGCCCCCCACCACTGCTCCTCCGGCTTCCACTGCCAGCATCTGAAGAGGCACTGCCAGAGGTGGAGGGCTGGGCAGGGGTGGCGGGTGAAgcaggcgtggtggagggtgcTGAGGCAGGGTCAGGTGTGGAGGGGGAAGAAGCAGTGGCAGCAGCTGGATCTTGAGCCTTCTGAGGGGTCTTGATGACCAGATGGACAGTGAGCCCGTCCTTGATTCCGTTCTGGTTCAGTGTGTCCCCATCCTTGAGGATCTTGCCTGCGAAGATCAGGACCAGCTGATCTTGCTGAGCCTTAAACCTCCGGGAGATTTCCTCTTTGAACTCCTTGACCGAGGCTCGATCGCAGATCACAATTTCCTCCTTGTCCTTAGGGGTCTTGACGGTGACCCGAATAGGGGGCCTCGTCTCGGCCCCGCTCGGCTCCGCCATGCCGCCGCCGCCACCCGGCCGCCCGCCAGCCCAcccggctcctcctcctccccaccccggttttttgttcttgtgatagtctgctgagaatgatggtttccagctgcatccatgtccctacaaaggacatgaactcatcc contains the following coding sequences:
- the LOC126962324 gene encoding ubiquilin-4-like; translated protein: MQQLMERNPEISHMLNNPELMRQTMELARNPAMMQEMMRNQDRALSNLESIPGGYNALRRMYTDIQEPMFSAAQEEFGNNPFSSLAGNSDSSSSQPLRTENREPLPNPWSPSPPTSQAPGSGGEGTGGSGTSQVHPIVSNPFGINAASLGSGMFNSPEMQALLQQISENPQLMQNVISAPYMRSMMQTLAQNPDFAAQMMVNVPLFAGNPQLQEQLRLQLPVFLQQMQNPESLSILTNPRAMQALLQIQQGLQTLQTEAPGLVPSLGSFGMSRTPVPSAGSNGGSTPEASTSSPATPATSSPTGASSAQQQLMQQMIQLLAGSGNSQVQTPEVRFQQPLEQFNSMGFINREANLQALIATGGDINAAIERLLGSQLS